Genomic segment of Desulfuromonadaceae bacterium:
AGCTCTTTTCGATCACTCTTGATCTCGCCGGTCTGGTCGCGATGGTGATGCTCGGGGGACTCTTTGTCCGTTGCTACCTGGTGCGCCCGGAAGGGTTGGAAAACAAGTCTGACGACCTGTATATGCACACGATGTTGTTCGCGATTCTGCTGAGCGGGTTCGTCATCGAAGGGGCGCGGATGGCGGTGACCGAACTCGCTACCCCGTTGGCGATCTTAGCGTCTTTCTGGAACGGCTTCTCGGTCAGGGGCGGTTGAAGTTCAGCCATGCTGCGGCGTCGAACTGCACCTATCACGACTCCTGTTACCTTGGACGCTATAATGATATTTATACAGCACCCCGCGTGCTCCTTGGCGCGGCCGGGATCACGGTCACTGAAATGGCCAGGAATCAGGTCGAAAGCTTCTGTTGTGGTGCCGGGGGCGGGCGGATCATGGCGGAAGAGAAACTCGGTACCCGGATCAGTGCAACGCGGGTGAAGATGGCGGCGGCAACGAACGCTTCCACATTGATTTCGAACTGTTCCTTCTGTTGGACGATGTTTGAAGACGGCGTCAAGGGGGCCGATCTGGAAGGGCAGCTGGCACCGAAAGATATCGCTGAAGTTTTGGTGGAACAACTGAACAGCTGAGTTTTAATCACGGCGGAAGAAATTTAAGGTCAAAGGCAATCGGGCGCTGATCAAAGCGGATTTAAAATCGAGAGTTTTAAGACTCTCCGTGTTCTCCGCGACAGCTGTGGTCAGCGTTCCTGGTGATGAAAATTTGTGGTTCAACCCGCTAGAGTCGGAGGTTCATCATGAAAATTCTGGTGTGTATCAAACAAGTTCCGGATTTGGAATCGAAATTCCAGGTAAATGCCGCAGGGGTCTGGTACGACGAGACCGATCTGGCCTGGCGGATGAACGAGTATGATGAATACGCGGTGGAGCAGGCCGTGCAGCTGAAAACACAGATCGGCGAAGAGGCCGAGCTGAGCATACTGTCGATCGGTCCCGACCGGGTTAAAGAGACGATGAAGAAGGCGCTGGCGATGGGGTGTGATCGGGGGGTGCATATTCAGGATGCCGCCAGCTTCGAAAAAGGGCCGTTCGAAATCGCTGCGGTGATTGCCGAGTTCGCCAAAGATAAAGGGTTCGATGTGATCTTTACCGGGATGCAGTCGCAAGATCGCGGTTCGGCGCAAGTTGGCGTACTGGTCGCCGAAATGCTTGGCATAGCGGCGCTGACAACCGTCGTTGAATGTGTTTACGCGGACGCTACGATCACCGCCAAACGCGAGCTGGAGGGGGGCGTTCGGGCGCAGGTCAGGGTCGCGACTCCAGCGCTGATTACGTGTCAACTCGGACTCAACACTCCGCGCTATCCGACGCTGCCGAACATCATGAAAGCCAAAAAAAAGAGCTGCTCAGCGTTCCGGTCACCGAATTGCTGAACGTCGAAGGCCTGCTCAACACCGAGCAGTTTTACTTCCCCGAGAAGAAGGGGGGGGCTGGTGCTCGAAGGCGCGGTGCCCGATCTGGCCGATCAGTTGATCGCGATTCTCAAAGCGCAGACCACCGTCCTGTAAAGAACGGATGAGGGTAATTGCGCAGTCTTTGTCCAAAAGGAGATGCTTATGAAAGCACTGGTGATAGGTGAATATCGGGATGGCAAGCTGCTCGAAGCGACATACGAAAATGTAGCGTTCGCGGCTCAGCTTGGCGCCGAAAGTACAATGTTTCTGGTCGGCAACCCCGATCTCTTGCCGAGCTTTGACGGCAAGCTCTATCTGGCCGCTGCCGACCAATATAGTGAATTCAACCCGACCGCGCACAAACAGCTGATCCTGGAGGTGGTCGCCAAAGAACAGCCGGACGTGGTGGTCTTCAGTCATTCGTCCTACGGCTGGGATCTAGCACCACGGGTGGCGTTGGCACTCAAGGCGGCGCAGATTTCCGAGGTTGTCGCGGTGACGGACGGCGCCTATATTGTACCGGCATGCAACTCCAAGTTGCGGCGCAAGCTGCGTCCGCAAAGTGCCGTGACCGTCGTCACCCTGCAAGCCGGGGCATTCAACCCGGCAGCACCAGGGGGTACGCCGGATGTCGAACGCCTCACCAGCGTTGCCACCGGACCGGTCGAGTTTCTCGGTTACGAAGCGGCCGCGTTGAGCGGTGTCGATCTGACCAAAGCCGAGGTCATCGTCAGTGCCGGGCGCGGCATCGGCAAACCGGAAAATATCGAGATGATTGCGGCTTTGGCCAAGGCCCTGGGGGGAGAATACGCCGCCAGTCGGCCAGTGGTCGATGCCGGATGGACCGAGCATAACCGCCAGGTCGGTTCGACCGGGCAGAGTGTGACGCCGAAGCTCTATCTGGCCTGCGGTATTTCCGGGGCCATTCAGCACCTGGCGGGGATGAAGAAGTCAGAATTTGTCGTTGCCGTCAACACCGACAAAGACGCCCCGATCGGTGAGGTTGCTGACGTGTTGATCGTCGCCGATCTGAAGGAGTTTGTTCCGGCACTGACCGCCAGGCTTCAGGCGTCCTGATTGGACGGGGAGGGGAGGCCGCAACTTCAATAGTTATTGACCCTGCCAGCTTCTGGCAAGGGTTTGTAATCACGGAAGTAATCGCTCGTCTATCTTCAACTCGAAAGGAGGGTTTGCTTATCGTCAAGAAGGCCGTTTGTGAGGTAATGGCATATGCAAAACGTATCATCAACCACGTCATCGTGCTTTGGGAGCGCCACCTCCCTTCCGGGCTTAGCCCGCTGATGAGCTTGTGAAACCCAAGCGAAAAGGAAGCTGAGACACCATGTGCCCAACTTTTCAAGCAAGAAGAGTAAAAAAGTAGCACAACGCTAATAAGGATAGATGGCGCGAGGAACGAGCCGCGATCTTATCCTGTGGCTGGACAAGCCCGGCCATAAGGCCCTCTTAGGGGGAGTTTGACTAAATTGTCGTTTGTCAAAGTTGTTGACCTAACTGCTTGATATGTAATAGAGTACTTGGTCAAATGTGGTTTGAGGATGGCCACACGGGTAGTCAAGATATATCGTGGTACTATTGACCTTGGTTGCTTTTTATATACAGACATGGCTAGAAGACACACAAATAATCCTAAGCGTAGAATTGCACCTCAGGGCGAGTTAAATGAAGCGCAGAAGGAGAAATTGTGCGAGACTTTAAGGTATGTTGGAAGTGCACTGCACAAGCGAAATCCTGGGAATTATGGGTTTCATCCGCCCATCAACCCCCGGCCCCACAAGTCGCTTTGCGACGATATGCGTTTAATTTTATTGGAAGAGGCTCAATCGCTTTTTGAGGCTGGGATCAAAAAAGGCATGGTAAGCACTTATAGGCAAGATGGTGTGCCCAAATATGTCTGGAGTGTTGATGAATTTGGTGAGGTATACGAGTCTAAAATTGGCATCGATGGTTTCCATGGTTACCGGTTGAATGATGATAATGAAAGCTTGATGCGAAGCATAGTGTTGAGTGAATGGGCTTCGAGATGAACGAAGAACTAAACATATTTATGAGTTGGGAGAGGCTTGAAGAGGGTAGCCAAGCTGAAAAGTCCTGCTTCGGCCAGCTCAATATTGCTCATAGGAGTAGGTACCTTAGCGAAGGTATAGATGGTTATGTTAACCGTCTTCGGAATGGCCCGCTTGTTTCAGGTTACCATTTTGCACAATGGATAGCTTGGAACTGGTGGCGATTAGTGAGTGAACCTAAGCCACTAAAGTTGACTCCTGAATGGGGCTTTGCGCACTCTCTTTCATCAATCGGGGAGGGCTATATTTGGCCCAGGATTACAATTTTTTCAGACCGTGAGCGGACAGTCCTTCTTGCAAAGCCAACGCAGCCGGAAGTTTTTACACCATTTCGATTCACGGCAGATATGGTTACTGTTATTCCGACGAGTCAATTTGAAGCAGCAATTGATAAATACATTGCACAAATACTGGGTCAGTTGCGATCAGAAGGTGTTACAAATACATCTCTTGACAATATCTGGGAAGAGGTTTTGTTAGAGAGGAAGGAACCAGATACAGCATTGATAAGACGCTTAGAAGCGTTGTTGGGTGTTGAACCTGGTGAGCTTGATGATACTGGGACTAAGCAAATTTGGTTGGATGCATTTAGCCTCGGCCATGACGCTATCTTTGAAATTGCCGCTGGGCATAAAAATCACGGAGTCTTAACCTCTGAACAAATTGAGAATTTAGCTAAAACATACGGTCGTGATACTAAGCAAAGTGACTATGTCAGGCTTTCGCAATTTGATCATTCTCAGAGAGCAAGCATGCCTGCTTGGAAGTGTGGGGTTGACGCTGCTGCTTCGCTTAGAGAGCAGGAAAGGCTTGGGCAAGGACCGTTGTCCAATGATAAGCTGGCAGAAATGTGCGCCACGACCGTAACGGTGCTCAATGATGCAACTGATAATGTAGATTTTGCATTTAGCATGGATGATATAGCAGGCTCTGTGGGAAAGGTTGTTCTCCGTTCTAAATGGGAAGCAGGGCGTCGTTTTGAACTAGCACGATTATTAGGGGACAGGCTTACAAATTGCTTAGATGAGCGCTTGCTACCAGCGACACGTTCATATACTTATCGCCAAAAACTCCAACGAGCTTTTGCAGCAGAGCTTTTATGTCCATATGGGTCGCTAATTGAAAAGCTTGACGGTGATTTTTCTGGTGATGCAAGAGAAGACGCAGCGCATTATTTTAATGTTTCAGAAAGAACCGTTACGACATTGTTGGTCAATCATCGAGATTTAGATCAAGATTACCTAGAAGATATAGACGAAATTGCAATTTAAACTGATTGATATTTTAAAATAGCAAATTGGCACAGGGCGGGGAGACAAGCTTTTCTTTACGTCCGGGGAGAGCAAAAGCATGGAAGTCCGCGGTCGTCGCTTCTGGATATAGACCGCTCAAAGATTTTATTTTTTCAGGCACCAGCCTGCTGTTCATAGCGTTCAACCAGCTTCAGGTATTTTTCTTCCAGGTGCGGAATTTTTGCTTCTGCCTGGGCATAAGCCTCCAGCATCCGGTCGCGAACTGCTTGCGGCAGAATACGTTCCGCCAGCGGATAGAGGATATCGTCCTCTTTGTTAATGTGGCCACGCAACAACGCCGCATATCCATTGGCATTTTCAGCGATAACAGGCGCTTGTCCGGTCTCGCCGTTGAGAGCTTTTTGCGCCGCTTCTGCAATAGCCAGAACATGCGCACGCCCCTGGTCATGTTCGATGTGCATCGCCTCGATGGGAGACTGTTTTTCCGGCATGCCGTTTTTGATCAACTCAACAAAGAGCACATCCTCTTCCTTGGCATGGTGAAAACGGTCCGCATAATTGCGGATGAAATCTACCGCATCGAGATAAAACTGCCAGTTGCGGAACTTGCCGTGTTCAAGCAATTGCGTGTTCTTCTCAACCAGGGCAATCATGCGCAGGATCAGTTTATGCTCGTCAACCATCACCTGGGTCACGTTGGTTTTCATTGTTTACGCCTTTCTGGTGCCGTCAACACCGATCACCGCCACTTCGAGTGGTACATCCTTGCCGGACTGGGCAATCGCCTGCTGAGCCAATATCGCCAGGCCACGGCAGCAGGGGACGTCCATGATCGTCACGGTCACTGACTGAATATCGTTCCGGGCGATGATTGTCGCCAACTTTTCAACGTAGGGGCTGGTGTCATCCAGCTTCGGACAGGCATTGACCAGGACCCGCCCCTTGATGAAATCCCTGTGGAAGTCGGCGTAGGCAAAAGGAACACAGTCCGCAGCGATCAACAAATGTGCATTCTGCAAATAAGGGGCGTGCGGCGGCATTAGCTGCAACTGGGTCGGCCACTGGCGCAACTCGGAAGGCCTGCTCTCTGTATGGGTCGCTTCCACGGTTGCGTTTCTTTCGATGGTACGGACATGGGCACCTGGGCATCCACAGGCAAGTTGACTCATTTTATTCTCCTTCTTTGCTAGCGAGGTAGTCGTTGATTTCCTTTTCGATCTGCGCTTCGATCTCTTCGCCAAGAGCGTGGATCGCAACGACATCCTTGACCAGACAGATTCCGACACCGCAGGTTACGCAGCCGATATCGTATTTCTGTAAAATTTCACCGATCACGGGATGCTCTGCGATGGTTTTGTTGATCGCCTGCGCGCCGATTTCATTTTTTAAATGCATGTCTTAAAGCTCCTTTTTACCGTTGTGTTAAGCACAGAATAAACAAAAATCCGAAGCATGTTATTGATCCGGGTCAAATACCTGACAAATTTTGTCATCTTTGTTTGCAAATTCCGGTGAAGGTGGGGGGACAGGTCATCTTCTGCGGTGTCGAATGTCGCCGCTGAAAACCACTATTTTATCTTTTGCAACAGCAGCAGTTCCAGCGTTCCCAGATAATAGCGTTCGGAAAAATGGACTTCAAACCCGCATTCCTTCAGCAAACAACGTAACCCCTGCCGGTTGGGGAAGAGTTTGAGGCTGGTTGCAATATAGGCATGGACTTCGCTGTTTCGATGGAGCAGATACCCCCAGAGGCCACACCAGTGTCGCAACACCTGATACTGGGCGCGCTGAAAAAATTTATTGGCCGGTTTGGAAAAATCGAGGATCATCACGGTGCCGTCGGGGCGCAGGATGCGATGAATCTCGGTAAAGGCCTGCCTCAATTCCGGTGCGTTGCGCACCGCGTAACTGCCGGTGATGATATCGACAGATTGATCCGGCAAACCGGTGGCCGCCATGTCCGCTTGCAAAAATTCGACATGGTGAAAGGTGTTGCGTTGCCGGGCAAGATCGAGCATCGGCGCGGTCAGGTCGAGTCCGATGATCTTGCCGTGTGGATATTTGTTGGCCAGCATGAAGGTCACATCGCCGGTGCCGCAGGCCAGATCGAGACAAACGGGGTTTTCTCTTTGCGGCAACTTTGTGACCAGACGCTTTTTCCAGGCCAGATCCCGCCCCAGTGACATCATCCGGGTTGCAACGTCATAGCGGTGCGCCGCTTCACTGAAATGCCGCTCGTTATATTCGCGCTTCTTGTCAGGGGTGTTGATGTAGTCGTTGATCTTCAGATTGAATTTTTCCGGTGGTGACATTGTTGCGGCCTTTCTCAGGATAAATCGAGTCGATCGTCAGTCGGTCGAGTCCGTTTTATGCGGGTTGCGATATCGCCACATGCTGCCACTGTTCAGTGAGGCAAAAAGTTCGTCATAGACTGCCAGCGTTGCTTCCTGCCTGGCGGCATCGATGGTAACCGCTTTGGCGGCAAAATCGTGGCACCAGCGACAATCTTCACAATCGACATCGATACAGCTGTTATTTTTGAATCGTTCCATGAAGCCGTCCAGGGCACGATTGTCGATATATACCGGCAGATTGCCGTGCAGTGGACGGGTCATGCCGCGCAGTTCAGCCAGCCGTTTCAACGGCAGCATCCGGAACGGATTGGCGAGGCCGGGACGCAGCACAAAACGCAACAGCCAGCCGAGTCCGCGCCGATAATAACGGTGATCTTCTTTGATTCCCTTGAACCCGTACGCCTGAATCAGGTCGAGCAGGTTACCGTCATAGCGGCGTTCGCTGTATGCCTTGACCCGGCGCATCATCATTTCAGTCGGAATATCGCGTTCGGCAATCTTGAACAGGTCGTACCCCAGATCTTCATAGAGCGGGAGATCCTCCGGACGAATCCACTCCGAACGAATATAATGCACCGGGTCGCGCAGCTTCATCTCGGTGCATTTCAAAAAGCACCAGTCGATGAAAAATCCCTTGTTTGCGTGCCATGACTGACCGGTGTGGGCGAGAGCATTCATATGCATCGGCGACATGGCGCATCCGGTCAGGCAGTTATTATTCGCCATCAGCTCAATGTCGCATTTGACCGCCTTGCGGATTTTTGCCAGGGTTTCCAGCTCGCGATTAACCAGAATGCTGTCGAGAACGATGCAGTCGGCTCCCAACTCTTCCCACATCTGGGCTTTGCGTACCCGGTCGATGCCGCCGAAAACCGAAATTCGCACCTTCAGCTGCGGGTACCTGTCCTTGATCAACTGGAGCATGAAGGGGGAGGCAACGGTCACCGCCGTGACCCCGATAGTGCTGATCCAGTCGAGCAATTCGTTAATTTCCTGTTGTCCTTTGCGGGTGATTTCGCGGTTACCTTGACAGGAAGAATTGAGTAGATAATTGAAGGCGATACCGGCTTGGCGTGCATGGGCAACGTGTTTTGCCAGTTGTCGGCGCGACACTTTGGCTAACTGATAGGGCGCCCGTCCGCCGCCCACGGCATCGGTTTGCAACTTGCCGAACAGTTCAGTCACCGGATAATCGCGACACTGCTCAACCAGTTCCGGATCAAAGTTGGTGGCAACGCTCAATCTCATGCTGTATGACTCCCTAATATCCTTCTGGCGAGAACGGTTTGAGTAATTTTTCCTGTGCCGCGACATCGAAATTGAAGTTGTCGCGGATGATTTCCCTGATATTTTCCTTGACGTAATTCCCTGGTGATTGCCAGACAGAAAGTGTTTTCTGGCCGATCAGCTGCATTTGCCCGTACATTCCGGCAACCTGTGGGACGGACAGAGCAATTGCGCTCTGGTCAGCTCCGAGGATAAATTCTATGAGCAG
This window contains:
- a CDS encoding (Fe-S)-binding protein, producing MERLLGQGRLKFSHAAASNCTYHDSCYLGRYNDIYTAPRVLLGAAGITVTEMARNQVESFCCGAGGGRIMAEEKLGTRISATRVKMAAATNASTLISNCSFCWTMFEDGVKGADLEGQLAPKDIAEVLVEQLNS
- a CDS encoding electron transfer flavoprotein subunit alpha/FixB family protein, which encodes MKALVIGEYRDGKLLEATYENVAFAAQLGAESTMFLVGNPDLLPSFDGKLYLAAADQYSEFNPTAHKQLILEVVAKEQPDVVVFSHSSYGWDLAPRVALALKAAQISEVVAVTDGAYIVPACNSKLRRKLRPQSAVTVVTLQAGAFNPAAPGGTPDVERLTSVATGPVEFLGYEAAALSGVDLTKAEVIVSAGRGIGKPENIEMIAALAKALGGEYAASRPVVDAGWTEHNRQVGSTGQSVTPKLYLACGISGAIQHLAGMKKSEFVVAVNTDKDAPIGEVADVLIVADLKEFVPALTARLQAS
- a CDS encoding hemerythrin domain-containing protein, coding for MKTNVTQVMVDEHKLILRMIALVEKNTQLLEHGKFRNWQFYLDAVDFIRNYADRFHHAKEEDVLFVELIKNGMPEKQSPIEAMHIEHDQGRAHVLAIAEAAQKALNGETGQAPVIAENANGYAALLRGHINKEDDILYPLAERILPQAVRDRMLEAYAQAEAKIPHLEEKYLKLVERYEQQAGA
- a CDS encoding iron-sulfur cluster-binding oxidoreductase yields the protein MSQLACGCPGAHVRTIERNATVEATHTESRPSELRQWPTQLQLMPPHAPYLQNAHLLIAADCVPFAYADFHRDFIKGRVLVNACPKLDDTSPYVEKLATIIARNDIQSVTVTIMDVPCCRGLAILAQQAIAQSGKDVPLEVAVIGVDGTRKA
- a CDS encoding ubiquinone/menaquinone biosynthesis methyltransferase, whose protein sequence is MSPPEKFNLKINDYINTPDKKREYNERHFSEAAHRYDVATRMMSLGRDLAWKKRLVTKLPQRENPVCLDLACGTGDVTFMLANKYPHGKIIGLDLTAPMLDLARQRNTFHHVEFLQADMAATGLPDQSVDIITGSYAVRNAPELRQAFTEIHRILRPDGTVMILDFSKPANKFFQRAQYQVLRHWCGLWGYLLHRNSEVHAYIATSLKLFPNRQGLRCLLKECGFEVHFSERYYLGTLELLLLQKIK
- a CDS encoding U32 family peptidase produces the protein MRLSVATNFDPELVEQCRDYPVTELFGKLQTDAVGGGRAPYQLAKVSRRQLAKHVAHARQAGIAFNYLLNSSCQGNREITRKGQQEINELLDWISTIGVTAVTVASPFMLQLIKDRYPQLKVRISVFGGIDRVRKAQMWEELGADCIVLDSILVNRELETLAKIRKAVKCDIELMANNNCLTGCAMSPMHMNALAHTGQSWHANKGFFIDWCFLKCTEMKLRDPVHYIRSEWIRPEDLPLYEDLGYDLFKIAERDIPTEMMMRRVKAYSERRYDGNLLDLIQAYGFKGIKEDHRYYRRGLGWLLRFVLRPGLANPFRMLPLKRLAELRGMTRPLHGNLPVYIDNRALDGFMERFKNNSCIDVDCEDCRWCHDFAAKAVTIDAARQEATLAVYDELFASLNSGSMWRYRNPHKTDSTD